One Streptomyces sp. B21-105 genomic region harbors:
- a CDS encoding nucleoside/nucleotide kinase family protein — MLTFDDLVLRARSLAGDGGRRRLLGIAGSPGAGKSTLAERLVRELNGAGEPWVAQVPMDGFHLADVELDRLGLRDRKGAPDTFDAAGYAALLRRLREESEGGDVVYAPGFERLLEQPLAGAVPVGPRVRLVVTEGNYLLLGTGAWARVRAALDEVWFCETDEDERVRRLVARHEEFGKGHEEAVAWVDRSDRRNAELVATTRDRADLVVRVGGPDGA, encoded by the coding sequence GTGCTCACTTTCGACGATCTGGTCCTGCGGGCCCGTTCCCTCGCCGGGGACGGCGGCCGGCGCAGGCTGCTCGGCATCGCCGGCAGTCCCGGCGCGGGCAAGTCGACTCTCGCCGAGCGCCTGGTGCGGGAGCTGAACGGCGCCGGGGAACCATGGGTCGCGCAGGTCCCGATGGACGGCTTCCATCTCGCCGACGTCGAGCTGGACCGCCTCGGCCTCAGGGACCGCAAGGGCGCGCCGGACACCTTCGACGCGGCCGGTTACGCGGCTCTGCTGCGCCGGCTGCGGGAGGAGTCGGAGGGCGGGGACGTCGTGTACGCGCCGGGCTTCGAGCGGCTGCTGGAGCAGCCGCTCGCGGGGGCCGTGCCCGTCGGGCCGCGGGTGCGGCTGGTCGTCACCGAGGGGAACTACCTGCTTCTCGGCACGGGCGCGTGGGCGCGGGTGCGGGCCGCGCTGGACGAGGTGTGGTTCTGCGAGACGGACGAGGACGAACGCGTCCGCCGGCTGGTGGCCCGGCACGAGGAGTTCGGCAAGGGGCACGAGGAGGCGGTGGCCTGGGTGGATCGCAGCGACCGGCGCAACGCCGAGCTGGTGGCGACGACGCGGGACCGGGCGGACCTGGTGGTCCGGGTGGGCGGACCGGATGGGGCTTGA
- a CDS encoding ROK family protein, whose amino-acid sequence MVEAPRLTESASAVFAVLAQAGSATRPQLASLAGLSKPTVSSAVAELEAARLAAHSGTASSGTGRSAAVYCLGPAAGAVLAVDLGPAVTRVRGCALDGALLAEATASRRDAADAVREALDVLPGGVPLRSIVVAVGDVAARDRLGSGMRPATAKAGPVFDAMAVALPPGVPVHLENNVNCAALAELHEGAARGRHTFGYLRIGVGIGLGIVVGGQVLRGSNGAAGELARLPYPWDVGREPRQEALEEYIGARSLLRRAREAWEAADGPCPRTTERLFALAGAGRAAAGEIVGRHAVDVGRLAAAVTAVLDPGLIVLGGSTGADPQLLPGVRAELARLSWPTEVVSSTVGDSGTVVGAARLAVARGVQTVTETARAKD is encoded by the coding sequence GTGGTGGAAGCCCCCCGCCTGACCGAGAGCGCCAGCGCCGTGTTCGCCGTGCTGGCCCAGGCGGGCAGCGCGACCCGGCCGCAGCTCGCGAGCCTTGCGGGACTGTCCAAACCGACGGTGTCCTCCGCCGTGGCGGAGCTCGAGGCCGCCCGGCTCGCCGCGCACTCCGGGACCGCCTCCAGCGGCACCGGCCGCTCCGCCGCCGTCTACTGCCTCGGCCCGGCCGCGGGCGCGGTGCTGGCCGTCGATCTCGGCCCGGCCGTCACCCGGGTCAGGGGCTGCGCCCTGGACGGCGCGCTGCTCGCCGAGGCCACCGCCTCCCGCAGGGACGCCGCCGACGCCGTGCGTGAGGCGCTCGACGTGCTCCCGGGCGGTGTGCCGCTGCGCTCCATCGTGGTCGCCGTCGGCGACGTGGCCGCCCGGGACCGGCTGGGCAGCGGCATGCGCCCGGCGACCGCCAAGGCAGGGCCCGTCTTCGACGCCATGGCGGTCGCCCTGCCCCCGGGCGTGCCCGTCCACCTGGAGAACAACGTCAACTGCGCGGCACTCGCGGAACTGCACGAGGGAGCCGCCCGGGGCCGGCACACCTTCGGCTATCTGCGGATCGGCGTGGGCATCGGCCTCGGCATCGTGGTCGGGGGACAGGTGCTGCGCGGCTCGAACGGGGCCGCCGGAGAGCTCGCGCGGCTGCCCTATCCCTGGGACGTCGGCCGTGAGCCGCGCCAGGAGGCCCTGGAGGAGTACATCGGCGCCCGCTCCCTGCTGCGCCGGGCCAGGGAGGCCTGGGAGGCCGCGGACGGGCCCTGCCCACGCACCACCGAGCGGCTGTTCGCCCTCGCCGGGGCGGGCAGGGCCGCGGCCGGCGAGATCGTCGGCCGGCACGCCGTGGACGTGGGGCGGCTCGCCGCCGCGGTGACGGCCGTGCTGGACCCGGGTCTCATCGTGCTCGGCGGCAGCACCGGCGCGGATCCCCAGCTCCTGCCCGGGGTGCGGGCCGAGCTGGCGCGGCTGAGCTGGCCCACCGAGGTGGTCAGCAGCACGGTCGGCGATTCCGGCACCGTCGTGGGCGCCGCACGGCTCGCGGTCGCCCGGGGAGTCCAAACCGTGACCGAGACCGCGCGGGCCAAGGATTGA
- a CDS encoding carbohydrate ABC transporter permease — translation MTKRASDVSVSPPRRRSKYILAPLVLIAANVVLFSLFFVWPAVLGLIYSFTNYTGVGAFQFVGLDNYHNLVGDSTFYDALTRTLLYAVLFVPLNFGLSLLAANLVVNKHAKGASVARVIFFIPWLLSPIVVGVLWRWLFGENFGLVNYVIEQFGGSAVPWQSNADLSLIVVVMAASWAWTGFSMLLFIAAIKNVPVSYYEAAALDGAGPWRQFISITLPSIAPTSFIVILLNTINAMKEYPVFVALNNGGPGTSNNLLVQYIYETGFKRGQIGYASAASFVLMLILMAVAIIQLIVNRRVENR, via the coding sequence ATGACAAAACGCGCCTCGGACGTGTCCGTGAGCCCGCCCCGGAGACGCAGTAAGTACATCCTTGCGCCGCTCGTCCTCATCGCGGCCAACGTCGTGCTCTTCTCGCTGTTCTTCGTCTGGCCGGCGGTGCTCGGGCTCATCTACTCCTTCACGAACTACACGGGCGTGGGCGCGTTCCAGTTCGTCGGCCTGGACAACTACCACAACCTGGTCGGGGACTCCACCTTCTACGACGCGCTGACCCGGACGCTGCTGTACGCCGTGCTCTTCGTCCCGCTGAACTTCGGGCTCTCACTGCTCGCCGCCAACCTGGTGGTGAACAAGCACGCCAAGGGCGCGTCGGTGGCCCGCGTCATCTTCTTCATCCCGTGGCTGCTGTCGCCCATCGTGGTGGGCGTCCTGTGGCGGTGGCTCTTCGGTGAGAACTTCGGACTCGTCAACTACGTCATCGAGCAGTTCGGCGGAAGCGCCGTCCCGTGGCAGTCGAACGCCGACCTGTCGCTCATCGTGGTGGTGATGGCGGCGTCCTGGGCCTGGACGGGCTTCTCGATGCTGCTGTTCATCGCCGCGATCAAGAACGTGCCGGTGTCGTACTACGAGGCGGCCGCGCTCGACGGCGCCGGCCCGTGGCGCCAGTTCATCAGCATCACGCTGCCGAGCATCGCGCCCACCTCGTTCATCGTCATCCTGCTCAACACGATCAACGCGATGAAGGAATACCCGGTGTTCGTCGCCCTCAACAACGGCGGCCCCGGCACCTCGAACAACCTGCTCGTCCAGTACATCTACGAGACCGGCTTCAAACGGGGCCAGATCGGCTACGCGAGCGCCGCGTCGTTCGTGCTCATGCTCATCCTGATGGCCGTCGCGATCATCCAGCTGATCGTCAACCGACGGGTGGAGAACCGATGA
- a CDS encoding ABC transporter substrate-binding protein: MTSVGVRRSRRLGLGGIGRMVPLAAVATAGALLLSACGSDGDSGGTSKSLTFWISTVPGQDAGWKKMVAQYKKDAGVDVKLVNIPYDGYATKLKSAAQANSLPDVATVPALDPIWSGKLIDLGSIANNKTNKINSNFIAKDSSGKVLAIPSDVTASGLFINKSLFDRAGVAYPASPQKTWTWTDFIKAADTVREKTKAKYSLTFDQSPSRLRAMVYEMGGKYVHADDSGKFSADEATKKAVNYFVGLNDDKTIPKSVWTSGADPSAMFQSGDVVAYWSGVWQVPAFSDSIKKFEWASVPTPAQPVQASDVNSGGLTVGFNNNADAATAATKFLSWLYEPAHYQALCEASGFLPVESGLSPKYPFKSEAAQAAFKLYNESIPMYAPISGYFNGAQTNWVLKGKSLTEDPTKTEIGKAINGQQSADKALENIVAGYNQQVGGGS, from the coding sequence ATGACCAGTGTGGGTGTGCGGCGCTCCCGCCGACTCGGCCTGGGCGGCATAGGCCGCATGGTTCCCCTCGCTGCCGTGGCCACGGCAGGTGCCCTGTTGCTCTCCGCCTGCGGGTCGGACGGCGACTCGGGCGGGACCTCCAAGTCGCTGACGTTCTGGATCTCCACCGTTCCGGGGCAGGACGCGGGCTGGAAGAAGATGGTGGCGCAGTACAAGAAGGACGCCGGTGTCGACGTCAAGCTCGTCAACATCCCTTACGACGGGTACGCGACGAAGCTGAAGAGCGCCGCGCAGGCGAACTCGCTGCCCGACGTGGCGACGGTGCCGGCGCTGGACCCGATCTGGTCGGGAAAGCTGATCGACCTCGGATCCATCGCCAACAACAAGACCAACAAGATCAACTCCAACTTCATCGCCAAGGACTCGTCGGGGAAGGTGCTGGCCATCCCCTCGGACGTCACCGCGTCCGGCCTGTTCATCAACAAGTCGCTCTTCGACAGGGCCGGCGTCGCCTACCCGGCCTCGCCCCAGAAGACCTGGACCTGGACCGACTTCATCAAGGCGGCGGACACGGTCCGCGAGAAGACCAAGGCCAAGTACTCCCTGACCTTCGACCAGTCGCCGTCCCGGCTCCGCGCCATGGTGTACGAGATGGGCGGGAAGTACGTCCACGCGGACGACTCCGGCAAGTTCTCGGCGGACGAGGCGACCAAGAAGGCCGTGAACTACTTCGTCGGACTGAACGACGACAAGACCATCCCGAAGTCGGTGTGGACCAGCGGCGCCGACCCGTCGGCCATGTTCCAGAGCGGTGACGTGGTCGCCTACTGGTCCGGCGTGTGGCAGGTTCCCGCCTTCTCGGACAGCATCAAGAAGTTCGAGTGGGCGAGCGTCCCGACTCCCGCCCAGCCGGTGCAGGCCAGCGACGTCAACAGCGGCGGCCTGACGGTGGGCTTCAACAACAACGCCGACGCGGCCACCGCCGCGACGAAGTTCCTGTCCTGGCTGTACGAGCCGGCCCACTACCAGGCGCTGTGCGAGGCGTCCGGGTTCCTTCCGGTCGAGAGCGGTCTGAGCCCGAAGTACCCCTTCAAGTCCGAGGCGGCACAGGCGGCGTTCAAGCTGTACAACGAGTCGATCCCGATGTACGCACCGATCTCCGGCTACTTCAACGGCGCGCAGACGAACTGGGTGCTGAAGGGCAAGAGCCTCACCGAGGACCCGACCAAGACGGAGATCGGCAAGGCGATCAACGGCCAGCAGTCGGCCGACAAGGCCCTGGAGAACATCGTGGCCGGCTACAACCAGCAGGTCGGCGGCGGATCGTAG
- a CDS encoding HAD family hydrolase — MTTTLGLPDDIQACLFDLDGVVTRTAVVHAAAWKETFDAFLHAREGAHHRPFDPGDYDEYVDGRPRADGVRTFLASRGIELPEGDPADPPDAQTVHGLGNRKNELLLERIRTGGVQPYDGTLRYVEAARARGLRTAIVSSSANTRDVLRSIHAEHLFEVRVDGVVAAERGLPGKPRPDTFLAAAHDLGVEPARAAVFEDALAGMDAGRAGNFGHVVGVDRVGQTDALYAHGADVVVKDLDDLLGPGGDA, encoded by the coding sequence ATGACGACGACGCTCGGTCTTCCCGACGACATCCAGGCCTGCCTCTTCGACCTCGACGGGGTCGTCACCCGGACGGCGGTGGTGCACGCGGCCGCCTGGAAGGAGACCTTCGACGCGTTCCTGCATGCGCGCGAGGGCGCGCACCACCGCCCGTTCGACCCGGGCGACTACGACGAGTACGTGGACGGCCGGCCCCGCGCCGACGGCGTCCGCACCTTCCTCGCCTCCCGGGGCATCGAACTGCCCGAGGGCGACCCCGCCGATCCGCCCGACGCGCAGACCGTCCACGGCCTCGGCAACCGCAAGAACGAGCTGCTTCTCGAGCGGATCCGCACCGGCGGCGTCCAGCCCTACGACGGCACCCTGCGCTACGTCGAGGCGGCACGCGCGCGTGGCCTGCGCACGGCGATCGTCTCCTCCAGCGCCAACACCCGCGACGTGCTGCGCTCCATCCACGCCGAGCATCTCTTCGAGGTCCGCGTCGACGGCGTCGTGGCGGCCGAGCGGGGCCTGCCCGGCAAACCGCGCCCCGACACGTTCCTGGCCGCCGCCCACGACCTGGGCGTGGAGCCCGCCCGCGCGGCCGTCTTCGAGGACGCGCTGGCCGGCATGGACGCGGGCCGCGCCGGGAACTTCGGGCACGTCGTCGGCGTTGACCGGGTCGGACAGACCGACGCGCTGTACGCGCACGGCGCCGACGTCGTCGTCAAGGATCTGGACGACCTTCTCGGGCCGGGAGGGGACGCGTGA
- a CDS encoding YybH family protein: MSDDETQIRTLITRWADAVHRGDLDTVVDHHAEDLVMYDVPAPHEGIRGLAAYRAAWPPFFVWQSQGARFDIDTLDVTAGHDVAYAHALLRCGTPEELADCPGLRLRLTFGLRKERGRWLIAHEHHSFPHD, encoded by the coding sequence GTGTCCGACGACGAGACACAGATCCGCACCCTGATCACCCGCTGGGCCGACGCCGTCCACCGGGGCGACCTCGACACGGTCGTCGACCACCACGCGGAGGACCTGGTGATGTACGACGTGCCCGCGCCCCACGAAGGCATCCGCGGCCTTGCCGCCTACCGGGCCGCCTGGCCGCCGTTCTTCGTCTGGCAGTCCCAGGGCGCCCGCTTCGACATCGACACCCTCGACGTCACCGCCGGTCACGACGTCGCCTACGCCCACGCCCTGCTGCGCTGCGGCACACCCGAGGAGCTCGCGGACTGCCCCGGTCTGCGGCTGCGGCTCACGTTCGGCCTGCGCAAGGAGCGCGGCCGCTGGCTGATCGCGCACGAGCACCACTCCTTCCCCCACGACTGA
- a CDS encoding carbohydrate ABC transporter permease — translation MPRPADAGPGGTVSKSSKNSNKRSRGAAGGGIRRAVSATTLLWIMACLYGLPVLWFILSSLKPSSDLFSYPLTLVPRNPTLSGFKTAWESANFSQYFINTAIVCVITTIVTVGVSCCTGYALAKYDNRWLKAFFLCILATTMLPSEVMLAPEFLVVRNLGLYNSFAGIILPAVLTATGCFMFRQFFLTVPDELVEAARIDGARELSIFLRIMVPLSRPIMLTLAILSFQWRWNDYIWPLLMLNDPNKFTVQIGIQSIVGAQNINWSVLLGASVISMIPLILVFLVFQRYVMGADINAGLKD, via the coding sequence ATCCCGCGCCCGGCCGACGCCGGTCCGGGAGGGACCGTCTCCAAGAGCTCCAAGAACTCCAATAAGCGGTCCCGCGGCGCGGCCGGCGGCGGAATCCGCCGGGCGGTGTCCGCGACGACACTGCTGTGGATCATGGCGTGCCTGTACGGGCTGCCGGTGCTGTGGTTCATCCTCAGCTCCCTGAAGCCGTCCAGCGACCTGTTCTCCTATCCGCTGACGCTGGTTCCGCGCAACCCCACCCTGTCGGGTTTCAAGACAGCGTGGGAGAGCGCCAACTTCTCCCAGTACTTCATCAACACGGCCATCGTGTGCGTGATCACGACGATCGTCACGGTGGGCGTCAGCTGTTGCACCGGGTACGCGCTGGCCAAGTACGACAACCGCTGGCTCAAGGCGTTCTTCCTGTGCATCCTGGCCACCACGATGCTGCCGTCCGAGGTCATGCTCGCCCCCGAGTTCCTGGTCGTCCGCAACCTCGGCCTGTACAACTCCTTCGCCGGCATCATCCTCCCGGCCGTGCTCACCGCGACCGGCTGCTTCATGTTCCGCCAGTTCTTCCTGACGGTTCCCGACGAACTCGTGGAAGCGGCACGCATCGACGGCGCCCGCGAACTGTCGATCTTCCTGCGGATCATGGTGCCGCTCTCCCGGCCCATCATGCTGACCCTCGCCATCCTGTCCTTCCAGTGGCGGTGGAACGACTACATCTGGCCCCTGCTGATGCTGAACGACCCCAACAAGTTCACCGTGCAGATCGGCATCCAGAGCATCGTCGGCGCACAGAACATCAACTGGTCGGTACTGCTCGGCGCCTCGGTCATCTCCATGATCCCGCTGATCCTCGTCTTCCTCGTCTTCCAGCGCTACGTCATGGGCGCCGACATCAACGCCGGACTGAAGGACTGA
- a CDS encoding BadF/BadG/BcrA/BcrD ATPase family protein has product MQDSPPSIPLVVGVDVGGTKTQLRALAGDRVVADHVRASSGWGPHDPVAAAHWLAALLREALPAGARPAAFAVGAHGCETPFQCARIRVALQELLGAPAHLVGDAELLVPAAGLDKGVGLVAGTGSVAVGRLPDGAPVQVGGWGAVLGDEGGAAGLVREAARAVWAAHDRGEAPDALALGLLRSFGVPEVPALGAALEGAADVSAEWGRHAPVVFAAAADGSALARSVIAGAGEDLAALVARLAARGVVVDDVVVAGGTVLGQPALYEAFADALGAAVPGARPRPLTVPPVEGAVALARSLL; this is encoded by the coding sequence GTGCAGGACTCTCCCCCTTCGATCCCCCTCGTGGTCGGCGTCGACGTGGGCGGCACCAAGACGCAGCTGCGCGCGCTCGCGGGCGACCGCGTCGTGGCCGACCATGTGCGCGCCAGCAGCGGCTGGGGGCCGCACGACCCGGTCGCCGCCGCGCACTGGCTGGCCGCCCTCCTGCGTGAGGCGCTGCCGGCGGGCGCACGTCCCGCCGCGTTCGCCGTGGGGGCGCACGGCTGCGAGACCCCCTTCCAGTGCGCGCGGATCCGTGTCGCGCTGCAAGAACTTCTCGGCGCGCCCGCGCACCTCGTGGGCGACGCCGAGTTGCTCGTTCCGGCCGCCGGTCTGGACAAGGGCGTCGGCCTGGTGGCCGGTACCGGCTCGGTCGCGGTGGGACGACTGCCCGACGGCGCCCCGGTCCAGGTGGGCGGCTGGGGCGCGGTCCTCGGCGACGAGGGCGGCGCCGCCGGTCTCGTCCGGGAGGCCGCCCGCGCCGTATGGGCCGCGCACGACCGGGGCGAGGCCCCCGACGCCCTCGCGCTCGGTCTGCTCCGCTCCTTCGGTGTGCCGGAGGTGCCGGCGCTCGGCGCGGCGCTGGAGGGCGCGGCCGACGTCTCCGCCGAGTGGGGGCGGCACGCTCCCGTGGTCTTCGCGGCCGCCGCCGACGGCTCCGCCCTCGCCCGGTCCGTGATCGCCGGGGCCGGCGAGGACCTCGCGGCGCTCGTCGCGCGGCTCGCGGCGCGCGGGGTCGTGGTCGACGACGTGGTCGTGGCGGGCGGCACGGTGCTCGGGCAGCCCGCGCTGTACGAGGCGTTCGCCGACGCGCTCGGGGCCGCCGTGCCGGGAGCCCGGCCGCGCCCGCTCACCGTGCCGCCGGTCGAGGGCGCGGTGGCGCTGGCGCGCTCGCTGCTGTGA